A part of Uloborus diversus isolate 005 chromosome 6, Udiv.v.3.1, whole genome shotgun sequence genomic DNA contains:
- the LOC129224954 gene encoding uncharacterized protein LOC129224954, giving the protein MQKLWLCKSKSDDSLPDRILKEWTSFASQLPILENIQMPRHFFIQNSAVKCIQIHGFCDASQNSFAAVLYMRSEFEDEKVEISLIAAKTRVAPLKTIAIPRLELCAAVMLSQLYKDVVENLAIQVDESFFWTDTQIVLDWLNSEPHKWKSFISNRISQIHTNTQVDAWHHVVSKENPCTHFFAMCRDQRVTCQFDDSQDILRDSKTISAETFDI; this is encoded by the coding sequence ATGCAGAAATTATGGTTATGCAAGTCAAAATCGGATGATTCACTCCCAGACAGAATCCTTAAAGAATGGACAAGTTTTGCTTCACAGCTTCCGAtacttgaaaatattcaaatgccACGACATTTCTTCATCCAAAATTCTGCagtaaaatgtattcaaattcaTGGCTTTTGCGATGCTTCCCAAAATTCCTTTGCTGCTGTCCTTTACATGAGATCAGAATTTGAAGACGAGAAAGTCGAGATTAGTTTAATCGCTGCGAAAACCAGAGTCGCACCACTAAAAACAATAGCGATTCCTCGTTTGGAGCTGTGTGCAGCTGTAATGTTAAGCCAACTCTACAAGGATGTAGTTGAAAATCTTGCCATTCAAGTAGATGAGTCATTCTTTTGGACGGATACCCAAATAGTGCTTGATTGGTTAAATTCCGAACCTCATAAATGGAAATCCTTCATTTCTAATAGGATATCGCAAATTCATACTAATACTCAAGTCGATGCCTGGCATCACGTTGTAAGCAAAGAGAACCCTTGTACGCATTTTTTTGCCATGTGCAGAGATCAACGCGTCACATGTCAATTTGACGATAGTCAAGATATTTTGCGAGATTCTAAAACAATCAGCGCTGAAACTTtcgatatttga